The following proteins are encoded in a genomic region of Triticum dicoccoides isolate Atlit2015 ecotype Zavitan chromosome 1B, WEW_v2.0, whole genome shotgun sequence:
- the LOC119347391 gene encoding kinesin-like protein KIN-10C: MASAASSSSSSSQPVRVVLRVRPLLPSEASSAAVPPCVSLIGDHPGGEVTVQLKDQHTSRSECYKVDAYFGKEDRVSEVFDQEVSALIPGIFEGINATVFAYGATGSGKTYSMQGSEDLPGLIPLSVATILARCTGTWCFVEISYYEVYMERCYDLLEPKAKEIMALDDKFGNLQLKGLAWVPVRSMEEFQEVYSIGVQRRKAAHTGLNDVSSRSHAVLSIRVSNDTVKGKLNLIDLAGNEDNRRACNEGIRLQESSKINSSLFALSNVISALKKNESRVPYRESRLTRILQDSLGGNSRAVMIACLNPVVYQEAAHTLSMAARSGHMVTNMASASKEHTPKVKVDMEAKLQLWLESKAKTKSTQRMNGLFSPTGWRTPSSMSHMKQPLSARVSGRAKAMDQDGAKIKKVLFDSAVHTTAENTPRRDEVKTTKKEVPPSLTPWKEDKSESPLRKALSPIPSNMMTPCNVNCPPSLEPKTPIGVEKNPDGTPLDKFNALGSNLKESLIQQYLEFLNVANKEELQQLKGIGEKRAEYILELREDSPRPFQSLSDLGNIGLSTKQIQDIIQKTATGIFK, translated from the exons ATGGcgagcgccgcctcctcctcatcctcctcctcgcaGCCAGTGCGTGTCGTGCTGCGGGTGCGCCCGCTCCTCCCCTCGGAGGCCAGCTCGGCAGCGGTGCCCCCCTGCGTCTCCCTCATCGGCGACCACCCCGGCGGCGAGGTCACCGTCCAGCTCAAGGATCAGCACACCAG CCGGAGCGAGTGCTACAAGGTGGACGCGTACTTCGGCAAGGAGGACAGGGTTTCCGAGGTATTCGACCAGGAGGTCAGCGCCTTGATCCCGGGCATCTTCGAGGGCATCAACGCGACCGTGTTTGCCTATGGGGCAACGGGCAGCGGCAAGACCTACAGCATGCAG GGGAGCGAAGATCTGCCAGGGCTCATCCCCTTGTCGGTCGCGACAATCCTGGCGCGCTGTACCGGCACGTGGTGCTTTGTCGAGATCTCGTACTACGAGGTGTACATGGAACGGTGCTATGACTTGCTCGAGCCCAAGGCAAAGGAGATCATGGCACTGGATGACAAATTTGGTAACCTACAGCTCAAGGGCTTGGCTTGG GTCCCCGTGCGATCCATGGAGGAGTTTCAGGAAGTCTACTCGATAGGTGTGCAGAGGCGGAAAGCCGCCCACACAGGCCTGAACGATGTTTCAAGTAGAAGCCACGCTGTGCTTTCTATCagggtcagtaatgatactgtcaaAGGGAAGCTTAACCTCATCGACCTTGCTG GAAATGAGGACAACAGAAGGGCTTGCAATGAAGGGATCCGCCTTCAAGAAAGCTCTAAGATCAATTCATCGCTGTTTGCATTGTCTAATGTCATTTCAGCTCTCAAGAAGAATGAGTCACGGGTACCTTACAGAGAGAGTAGATTGACCCGGATACTGCAAGATTCGCTAGGAGGCAATAGCCGTGCTGTGATGATAGCTTGCCTG AATCCTGTGGTATACCAGGAGGCAGCCCACACATTAAGCATGGCTGCTCGTTCAGGCCATATGGTGACCAACATGGCTTCAGCAAGCAAGGAACACACTCCAAAAGTAAAGGTGGACATGGAAGCAAAATTGCAATTGTGGCTGGAATCAAAGGCGAAAACTAAGAGCACCCAAAGAATGAATGGACTTTTCTCCCCAACTGGATGGAGGACTCCTTCTTCGATGAGCCATATGAAACAACCGCTATCTGCCCGGGTTTCTGGTAGAGCTAAAGCAATGGACCAAGACGGTGCTAAAATAAAAAA GGTGCTTTTCGATTCAGCAGTCCATACAACAGCTGAAAACACACCAAGACGAGATGAAGTAAAGACAACTAAGAAAG AGGTACCCCCTTCGTTAACTCCTTGGAAAGAGGACAAATCTGAATCTCCTCTCAGGAAAGCTCTGTCTCCCATTCCTTCAAACATGATGACTCCTTGTAATGTCAATTGCCCTCCTTCATTGGAGCCCAAAACTCCAATAGGAGTTGAGAAGAATCCGGATGGTACACCTCTTGATAAGTTTAATGCACTGGGATCTAACCTAAAG GAATCTCTTATCCAACAATATCTCGAGTTCTTAAATGTTGCAAACAA GGAAGAGCTACAGCAACTAAAA GGAATTGGTGAAAAGAGAGCAGAGTACATTCTCGAGCTCCGGGAGGATTCGCCCAGACCATTCCAATCT CTTTCGGACTTGGGGAATATAGGTCTATCAACAAAACAA ATCCAAGACATCATACAGAAAACAGCCACAGGAATCTTCAAATGA